DNA from Arthrobacter sp. FW305-BF8:
GCGAGTGCGGCGAGCACAGCGGCCAGCGCGCCGGCCTTGGCGTCGGGTGCCACGGCGTCTTCCAGATCAATTATCACGACGCCGGCGCCCGCGGCGGCCGCCTTCGCGAATCGCTCCGGACGGTCACCTGGAACGAACAGTGCCGTGACCGCCGCCGCTACCGCGTCCGTGCTGTCCAAGTTGGTGTCGGTTGTGATGTTGCCAGTCGGCCCCCTCATTGGGCGTCTCCGATTTGAGGCAGGCTGGACTCGTCGGGGCGAGCAGACTCAACACCGGGCAGATGGCCCTGCCTGTACACCATGAAGGTGCGGCGGTAGCTGATGATGATCTTGCCGTCCTGGTTAAAGCCTTCGGTGGCCACGGTCACCAGGCCGAGGTTCGGGCGGGACTTCGATTCCCGGGTGGCGAGGACCTTGGAGCGCGAATAGATCGTGTCGCCTTCATACACGGGGTTGGGCATGCGGACCTCGTCCCAGCCCATGTTGGCGAAGACGTTCATGGACAGATCGATGGTCGATTGGCCTGTGACCAGCGCGAGCGTGAAGGTGGAGTTGACCAGCGGCAGGCTGAACTCAGTGGCTTTGGCGAAATTTCGGTCCACGTGCGTTTTGGCCACGTTCTGCGTCATTAGCGTGAAGGACTGGTTGTCCGCCTCGGTGACGGTCTTCCCGAACGGGTGGTAGTAGATGTCACCGGGCGAGAAGTCTTCAAACAAGCGGCCTGTCCAGCCGCTTACTACACGGCCTTCCCCGGCTGGCGTCTGGGTTGCATGTTCGGTCATCGCTGCTCTCCTTGGTTTCGCTATATATGCTGCCCGCTTTTGCCGGCAAAGCAGAAAATATATTGGGACTCCCGTCAGTTTGGCCGGAAAATCGCCTGAATGTCAAGGATTTCTGGAGTGCCAGCCACATTCCGCGTCCCTTGTCAGATCTCAATATATTGCGTATCGTCGTGTTCCGGAGGTGACGGAAGGTCGCCAGCCACGATTAGAAGGAGCACCGATGCACACCCTCACCACCGGACTGGACCAGCTGCGCGAGCAGACCCGCCTTCTGTGCGCCAGCTTCCCGGACGAGTACTGGCGAGAGACGGACCTCAACCGCCGCTACCCGCAGGAGTTCGTGGACACCCTCACTGAGGCCGGCTTGCTCTCGGCGCTGATTCCCGTCGAGTACGGCGGCCTGGGCGTGGGGCTGACCGAGGCCAGCGTTATCATGGAGGAAATCAACAAATCTGGCGGCCACTCGGCGGCGTGCCACGCGCAGATGTACACCATGGGCGCCCTGCTCCGGCACGGCAACGCGGCCCAGAAGCAGGCGTACCTGCCCAAGATCGCTGCCGGCGCGCTAAGGCTGCAGGCCTTCTCCATTACCGAGGACAAGGCGGGCTCGGACACCACCAGCATTGAAACCGCGGCCGTACGCGACGGCGACGATTTCATCATCACCGGCCACAAGAGCTGGACCAGCCGGATCGAGGAATCCGACCTTCTCTTCGTCCTGGCCCGCACCTCCGAGAAGCCGGAAGGTAAGGGCACCGATAAGACCCATGGCCTGACGCTGTTCCTGGTGGATCTGCGCCAGGTCCGCGCAGAGCAGCCGGACACCCTCGAAGTTGTCAAGGTCCGTACGATGTTCAATTACGCCACCAACCAGATCTTCTACCGCGGCATGCGCGTCCCGGCGTCGGCCGTGATCGGCGAGGTGGGCAAGGGCTTCCGCTACGTCATCGACGGCTGGAACGCCGAACGCATCCTACTGGCTTCCGAAGCTATCGGGGACGGCTACTGGTTCACCCAGCGGGGCGTGGAGTATGCCAACAGCCGCGAGGTGTTCGGCCGGAAGATTGGCAGGAACCAGGGTGTGCAGTTCCCTATCACCGATGCATACATGAAGGTCCGTGCCGCGGACATGATGCGCTACGAAGCGGCACGGCTCTTCGACGCCGGCGAGGCGTGTGGCGCGGAGGCCAACATGGCTAAGCACCTGGCATCGGAGGCGAGCTGGGCGGCGGCGAATGCATGCCTTGACACCCACGGCGGCTACGGGTTCGTGGACGAGTACGACGTGGAACGGAAGTTCCGCGAGACACGCATGTTCCAAGTGGCGCCGGTCAACAACAACATGATCAAGAGCTTCGTTGCCACCAAGGTACTGGGGTTGCCCCGCTCTTACTAAGGCGTAGGCCCAGCCCTCCAACATCCTCTTGTGCGAGGCGCCCAATCGCTTACGGCGCCTCACCGCGCTGAATGGCCCGGTACAGCTTTCCAGATTCGACTACATCCATTAAGGAGCAAAACGATGGACCTTCAGCTGCAACCAAATTGGCAACGCACTCTCGGACAGCGTGTAGAGATTTGGAGAGACGGGAAATTTGTCCGGGAGGGAACAGTCGAGGCTGTCATGCCGGACAACTCTTTTCTTTGGATTTCAGCGGAGGTCAACTCTTCGAGGCAGATGATCTCTCACCATGACGGATACCGGGTTTTCACGCATTTCCTGCCCCCGCGTACGTCCCGGAACGACCACTAGAAAGTTTCGGGACAGACCTGCAAGGCGCCACCGTCATACAGGATGCGGAGTGGTGGCTTGGCTGCTACACAGGAGTACTTGGAGTTCACGATGAATCGAACAATCTTCAAGTCCAAAATAAGTCGGGCTACTGTCACG
Protein-coding regions in this window:
- a CDS encoding MaoC family dehydratase, translated to MTEHATQTPAGEGRVVSGWTGRLFEDFSPGDIYYHPFGKTVTEADNQSFTLMTQNVAKTHVDRNFAKATEFSLPLVNSTFTLALVTGQSTIDLSMNVFANMGWDEVRMPNPVYEGDTIYSRSKVLATRESKSRPNLGLVTVATEGFNQDGKIIISYRRTFMVYRQGHLPGVESARPDESSLPQIGDAQ
- a CDS encoding acyl-CoA dehydrogenase family protein, coding for MHTLTTGLDQLREQTRLLCASFPDEYWRETDLNRRYPQEFVDTLTEAGLLSALIPVEYGGLGVGLTEASVIMEEINKSGGHSAACHAQMYTMGALLRHGNAAQKQAYLPKIAAGALRLQAFSITEDKAGSDTTSIETAAVRDGDDFIITGHKSWTSRIEESDLLFVLARTSEKPEGKGTDKTHGLTLFLVDLRQVRAEQPDTLEVVKVRTMFNYATNQIFYRGMRVPASAVIGEVGKGFRYVIDGWNAERILLASEAIGDGYWFTQRGVEYANSREVFGRKIGRNQGVQFPITDAYMKVRAADMMRYEAARLFDAGEACGAEANMAKHLASEASWAAANACLDTHGGYGFVDEYDVERKFRETRMFQVAPVNNNMIKSFVATKVLGLPRSY